DNA sequence from the Gammaproteobacteria bacterium genome:
GCCTTACACTGGACTAGATCGACCGGTGATTGAATACTTCGAACAACAAGCCGTTGTTGCCAAATTTCAACAACATATTGAATACTTCATCACGACTTGGTTACCCGATATTGAACGAAATAATCGCAGTTATTTAACCATAGCTATCGGTTGCACTGGCGGTCAGCATCGTTCTGTTTACATTGCACAGCAACTGGCTAAACATTTTTCATCCGGCAGCCATAGCGTCCAGATCCACCACAAGGAATTAAATAAAACCGGGACCATTGAATAATTCAGGCACAAACCTCAGTGCTAATAGCCCTGATAATCGTTAAATCGGCCAGATAATAAACCTCAGTAGGCTAGTCTGCTGAACCTAACCATAAGTGAAAAATCTATGCCAGAAACAGTTGTCGAACAAGAACTTTCCAACCAACGCTTTGATCAAGTGCAGAACGCACTCAATAGTGGAATGTTCGTCCATGTTCGCCAAATGTTAATGGACATGCCTGCCTGTGATGCCGCTTTATTACTTGAGTCAACCCCACCCAAAAATCGTCAAATCATCTGGCAATTAGTCGATCCTGACGACCAAGGCGACATCCTTGAAGAACTCTCGGATGACGTTCAAAAAAGTATTTTAAAACAGATGCCGGCGCACGAGTTAGCCGCTGCAGCCGAAGGCATGGACACCGATGATATCACCGATGTCCTAAGAAGCTTGCCTGATAGCGTTTACCAAAAAGTGCTCAACGCTATGGATGAGCAAGACCGCCATCGAGTTGAAGCGGCCATGGCTTACGACGAAGATACCGCCGGCAGTATCATGAATACGGATACCGTGACCTTACGTCCTGATGTTAATCTTGATGTAGTTTTGCGCTATTTACGTTTGAAGGGTGAATTACCCGAAGCAACAGATATGTTATACGTGGTCAATAAGGATGATAAATTACTCGGCGGGGTACCATTAGCCACACTAATCACCACCAATCCAAGTATGACCGTATCACAAGTGATGGATCGGACTATTGAAGCGATACCAGCCGAATTAGAAGATACTGAAGTGGCCAAACAGTTCGAACGACACAACTGGCTATCGGCTCCTGTTGTTGAT
Encoded proteins:
- the mgtE gene encoding magnesium transporter, with amino-acid sequence MPETVVEQELSNQRFDQVQNALNSGMFVHVRQMLMDMPACDAALLLESTPPKNRQIIWQLVDPDDQGDILEELSDDVQKSILKQMPAHELAAAAEGMDTDDITDVLRSLPDSVYQKVLNAMDEQDRHRVEAAMAYDEDTAGSIMNTDTVTLRPDVNLDVVLRYLRLKGELPEATDMLYVVNKDDKLLGGVPLATLITTNPSMTVSQVMDRTIEAIPAELEDTEVAKQFERHNWLSAPVVDHAGKLLGRITIDDVVDIIREDAEHSMMSLAGLDDEEDTFAPVIKSTYKRSLWLGINLLTALAAVSVSALFEPILAQMAILAILNSIVPSMGGIAGNQTLTLIIRGMALGHIGDRNKRWLIGKELAIGVLNGLIWALILSVVVAWWQQDLKLGMVIAFAMVANMTAAGLAGALIPLTMKKINIDPALAGGVVLTTITDVVGIFAFLGTATLAYAN